A genomic segment from Nicotiana tabacum cultivar K326 chromosome 7, ASM71507v2, whole genome shotgun sequence encodes:
- the LOC107799535 gene encoding uncharacterized protein LOC107799535 has translation MEGGSNFSLVSFVKCFNGCKDQAQVSSFGTRIWNFSDKPIELQIRVGSILKKVHTLKAGSSKRLNSKKIYKAYMPGGNKFGNNNESGMKSLLYYYDESCHPYIWINDTGCDFSRMVKQQYISLEDLRDCSEIRIFRDHQRGCISVRKKTRTELC, from the coding sequence ATGGAAGGTGGCAGTAATTTTAGcctagtttcttttgtaaaatgCTTCAATGGGTGCAAAGATCAAGCTCAAGTCTCTAGTTTTGGTACAAGAATTTGGAATTTTAGTGATAAACCAATTGAATTGCAGATAAGGGTTGGTTCAATCTTGAAGAAAGTTCATACTTTGAAGGCAGGATCATCAAAGAGGCTAAATTCCAAGAAAATATACAAGGCTTATATGCCAGGTGGTAATAAATTTGGGAATAATAATGAAAGTGGAATGAAGAGTTTGCTTTATTATTATGATGAATCTTGTCACCCTTATATTTGGATTAATGATACTGGTTGTGATTTCTCAAGAATGGTGAAGCAGCAGTATATAAgtcttgaggatttgagggattgTTCTGAGATTAGAATATTTAGAGATCATCAAAGAGGTTGTATTTCTGTTAGGAAAAAGACAAGAACTGAACTTTgttga